Genomic window (Anopheles bellator unplaced genomic scaffold, idAnoBellAS_SP24_06.2 scaffold00965_ctg1, whole genome shotgun sequence):
CGAATTATATATTTACACTATTGaggtattattattataacaTCTTTTTTGCAGCAGACTAATGCACCCTGGTTGATGTTACATAAATCTGCGATGGTTgacgtaaaataaaaaagactAAGAGAATTAAGCTCTAAGTTAATCTATGCTAATGTTATCAAATAAGTGATTATTTGAACCAATTTCTGTTCATTAACGGatttaaaatctttttttaTGAGTCACTTTTGTGTCCTAAGGACTTGAGCCCTTATGAGGCAATTTCAAATTTACTCAATAATACGTTTGACAAATATACTGCGGATATTCCTACAACATTCTTAGTTTGCACGACAGAATGTACCTGCATTTGACCTGCCTGCAAGTGCAAGAAAAACCCATTattcgtttttatttgttgatcAACACACGtagtttcttttcgttttacaaggaagtttttttttgcttcgaatgAGATTGTAAATTAGTCGTTTGTCCGTTTAAAAGTGAACTAATGAATCAAACGAGCTTAGAGCACATGCGGGACAATTTTTTAACTGCGTGAATTTGCTGATCCTGCCGTCTGAATGTGAAATGTAGATGTTTGTTATAATCATTCTCGCAAAAACGAAGATATTATAGACAGAGACCTTTAAAAAATTATACGTAGGTAGGATGCACAGTTTCGGACAATNNNNNNNNNNNNNNNNNNNNNNNNNNNNNNNNNNNNNNNNNNNNNNNNNNNNNNNNNNNNNNNNNNNNNNNNNNNNNNNNNNNNNNNNNNNNNNNNNNNNNNNNNNNNNNNNNNNNNNNNNNNNNNNNNNNNNNNNNNNNNNNNNNNNNNNNNNNNNNNNNNNNNNNNNNNNNNNNNNNNNNNNNNNNNNNNNNNNNNNNNNNNNNNNNNNNNNNNNNNNNNNNNNNNNNNNNNNNNNNNNNNNNNNNNNNNNNNNNNNNNNNNNNNNNNNNNNNNNNNNNNNNNNNNNNNNNNNNNNNNNNNNNNNNNNNNNNNNNNNNNNNNNNNNNNNNNNNNNNNNNNNNNNNNNNNNNNNNNNNNNNNNNNNNNNNNNNNNNNNNNNNNNNNNNNNNNNNNNNNNNNNNNNNNNNNNNNNNNNNNNNNNNNNNNNNNNNNNNNNNNNNNNNNNNNNNNNNNNNNNNNNNNNNNNNNNNNNNNNNNNNNNNNNNNNNNNNNNNNNNTTTTTTGTAggtaaagtaaaataaattttgtttacatAGTTTCGGGCTTataatcaaaatcaaaataactTCGTCCTAATTGGGTGGAGCGGATTTGACTTTCAAACCTAGATTTCGTTATTTTCCCCCTATTCTTTTGTCTCCAGAAATGCAATTATACTGCCGGCTGGGGATGCTTTCAAAATTTGATTCTAAAACGTTATGGTTTCCCCAAAAAAACACCACAATAAATATACAGACGGAAGAGTTAAAGCAAGAAGTAGAACATTTGTTTTGGTCTGATGAAAATATATACCATAATTAATCCTATTCATTAACAATGCATTTCTCTCATAACTCAAGTTCCAGTTCAAGGGACTAGATACAAACATTTCAGAACTAACCTTGTACATACTTGTATGTACGTATAAAAAACGTATACGTATACGTATATACGTATAAATACATAGCTCATTCAAGTAAGCAATGTAACCACCTCAGCTTCCATAATGAATATTCAGTTTGTGTGCAACATATAGAATATTTTAGGTTCGATCTTATTTTCGTCTCATATAATTTCAATCTTGAAAAGACCAATCCTATATATTCTATTCAAATGCTGATATCTGCTGGTGCTCCGTCACTGATTGTTGCGCCAAATTTAGAATAAATGTATAACTAAAGACAAAAGGtgattttcaaacaaaccTATCACAATATAGGTTGCAAAAATTCTTCACCATGCAACTGAACAACAAATTATTGCTGGCAACTTAGTCACTATGCAACTGAACAAAAAATTATTGCTGGCAACTCTTGCTTAAAAACTACCCATGCCACCACCGAATTACGGTGAAGACCAGGGTACAGTACAACTTTACCTAGTTTACAGCTgggcttttttttaaatatttataatgtTTCTCACAAGGATTATCTACAGACGAGACCGTTTGTATTAAGGAAGCTTATTCGTAAACATCAAGTAAACTGTCTCGTCTCTTGTTCCCAGGGTTACGCACTAAACTGATGTTTACACATGGGTGTTTACGCAAATGATAGAGAAAGTCAGATAATCGAATATTCATAGCTATGTTATAGACAAAATTCCCTATTCGTTCATAAAATCCGTAACGGCAAAATGCGGCAATGCACAACCTTAGATGTAGACAGCATAGGTAGCACACGAAAATCAGGAAATGATGCAACCGTTTCTAATGTTCTGCTTTAGATGATACGACGTTGCAGTTTTGCATTTGAGATTTTTAGCTATGGATGCAGAATTGTTGAGTACCGTATTTAAACATTGAGATGAAGTCAGCGCATATGATCTTAGATAAGATTTCACTGATGGGGGTAAAGGTAGGTTATCTATGGTATATACATTAGTTCTTCGACATATACTTCGGCAGCACAACTCCTGTAGTGATAGTACTCGGTTTGAGCGCCAAATACGTTCCATACCGTTGCGGTGCAGAGCCATTCGGGCGAGTTCACAAAACGATTCCCGTATGTTAAAATCGCATAATGGGGATATTTCAAAGCAGGCCATCTTGTTCCGCGAAGCATACAGCTCTGCTTGCTTGGCGGCAACCTGTCGTTTAAACGCCAAATGAAGCCGGTTCCCCACTAACACTTTTGGTACTCCTGGTGCATGCTCCTCGACCTCTTTCAACCATCGATTCAATCCATCGAAGCTCCACTTGTTGGTGATATCGTAAACGAGAATGATGCCTTGTGCACCTCGCGAATAAGAACGAATTATCGTACAAAATCGTCCTTGACCGGACGTATCCCAGATTTGAAGTTTCACACGTTTACCATCCAGTAGAattgttgtggttttgtgtgcCGCTGCAAATTAGAAAGGTTTAAAATTATAGCATTGTACCGTAAATTAGCAATAAAATTTCAGATGCAGCAAGATTTCAAGTTTTTGCTGATTAAAACTAATATAAAAGTAGAACAA
Coding sequences:
- the LOC131214453 gene encoding ras-related protein Rab-40C, giving the protein MGGNGDRTTLPCFFNMAKEYDYLLKVLLVGDSDVGKQEILSGLDDGSTESPFCSGSGTAHKTTTILLDGKRVKLQIWDTSGQGRFCTIIRSYSRGAQGIILVYDITNKWSFDGLNRWLKEVEEHAPGVPKVLVGNRLHLAFKRQVAAKQAELYASRNKMACFEISPLCDFNIRESFCELARMALHRNGMERIWRSNRVLSLQELCCRSICRRTNVYTIDNLPLPPSVKSYLRSYALTSSQCLNTVLNNSASIAKNLKCKTATSYHLKQNIRNGCIIS